A single region of the Labrus bergylta chromosome 10, fLabBer1.1, whole genome shotgun sequence genome encodes:
- the rps24 gene encoding 40S ribosomal protein S24 isoform X2, with protein MNDTVTVRTRKFMTNRLLQRKQMVVDVLHPGKATVPKTEIREKLAKMYKTTPDVVFVFGFRTQFGGGKTTGFAMVYDSLDYAKKNEPKHRLARHGLYEKKKSSRKQRKERKNRMKKVRGIKKASVGAAGKK; from the exons ATG AATGACACAGTGACAGTCAGGACACGCAAGTTCATGACGAACAGGCTGCTTCAGAGGAAGCAAATG GTCGTCGATGTCCTGCATCCCGGCAAGGCCACAGTCCCCAAGACTGAAATCAGGGAAAAACTTGCCAAGATGTACAAGACCACCCCTGATGTAGTATTCGTCTTTGGCTTCAGGACTCAGTTTGGTGGCGGCAAGACAACAGGCTTTGCCATGGTCTACGACTCCTTAGACTACGCTAAGAAGAACGAGCCCAAGCACAGACTGGCCAGG cACGGTCTCTATGAGAAAAAGAAGTCCTCAAGAAAACAGCGCAAGGAACGCAAGAACAGAATGAAGAAAGTACGAGGCATCAAGAAGGCCAGTGTGGGCGCTGCTGGCAAGAAG TGA
- the rps24 gene encoding 40S ribosomal protein S24 isoform X3 yields MNDTVTVRTRKFMTNRLLQRKQMVVDVLHPGKATVPKTEIREKLAKMYKTTPDVVFVFGFRTQFGGGKTTGFAMVYDSLDYAKKNEPKHRLARHGLYEKKKSSRKQRKERKNRMKKVRGIKKASVGAAGKK; encoded by the exons ATG AATGACACAGTGACAGTCAGGACACGCAAGTTCATGACGAACAGGCTGCTTCAGAGGAAGCAAATG GTCGTCGATGTCCTGCATCCCGGCAAGGCCACAGTCCCCAAGACTGAAATCAGGGAAAAACTTGCCAAGATGTACAAGACCACCCCTGATGTAGTATTCGTCTTTGGCTTCAGGACTCAGTTTGGTGGCGGCAAGACAACAGGCTTTGCCATGGTCTACGACTCCTTAGACTACGCTAAGAAGAACGAGCCCAAGCACAGACTGGCCAGG cACGGTCTCTATGAGAAAAAGAAGTCCTCAAGAAAACAGCGCAAGGAACGCAAGAACAGAATGAAGAAAGTACGAGGCATCAAGAAGGCCAGTGTGGGCGCTGCTGGCAAGAAG
- the rps24 gene encoding 40S ribosomal protein S24 isoform X1: protein MNDTVTVRTRKFMTNRLLQRKQMVVDVLHPGKATVPKTEIREKLAKMYKTTPDVVFVFGFRTQFGGGKTTGFAMVYDSLDYAKKNEPKHRLARHGLYEKKKSSRKQRKERKNRMKKVRGIKKASVGAAGKKK, encoded by the exons ATG AATGACACAGTGACAGTCAGGACACGCAAGTTCATGACGAACAGGCTGCTTCAGAGGAAGCAAATG GTCGTCGATGTCCTGCATCCCGGCAAGGCCACAGTCCCCAAGACTGAAATCAGGGAAAAACTTGCCAAGATGTACAAGACCACCCCTGATGTAGTATTCGTCTTTGGCTTCAGGACTCAGTTTGGTGGCGGCAAGACAACAGGCTTTGCCATGGTCTACGACTCCTTAGACTACGCTAAGAAGAACGAGCCCAAGCACAGACTGGCCAGG cACGGTCTCTATGAGAAAAAGAAGTCCTCAAGAAAACAGCGCAAGGAACGCAAGAACAGAATGAAGAAAGTACGAGGCATCAAGAAGGCCAGTGTGGGCGCTGCTGGCAAGAAG AAATGA